In Sphingobacterium thalpophilum, a genomic segment contains:
- a CDS encoding SusC/RagA family TonB-linked outer membrane protein, translating into MNNKLYSTLRVLGIVPTMLFSASLLHAQTNQVKGTVIDAKTKAPIPGATIKVLGTSNASSTDIKGAFQINVDDKNRILNISTVGYENKTVTLGPGETTVTVSLDEQTQQLESVVVTALGISRAQKSLTYSTQQVSGDELNKVKSTNLANNLNGKVAGVNIASSSSGPGGSAKVILRGNKSASGNNQVLYVVDGVPINNQTLANQPDDVFGGQRDGGDPISLINPEDIENISVLKGASAAALYGSQAANGVILITTKSGKQGRTTINFSSSAQIEQAVSTPEFQNQYGQGSGGKNSNTSVFSWGDKTNGANYDNVGEFFRTGSNFTNSLTLSGGNEKNQTYFSYANTLAKGVLPENDLMRHNFNLKESASFFDNKLTVEGSANYITQKLDNAPTSGFYYSPLVGTYLLPRSLNIADYKNYETFNTGRNLYDQNWFTLSDDETTQQNPWWIMNRNSTRSTRNRLLLNGSAKYKIAPWISVQARGSVDRTSEVWDRKAYAGTQHILARENGAYSYTNTTITQQYGDLIANMNFNIGDKLQITGLVGTSITDWKTEGTDFNSGKNGLKIPNQFFIQNTTTPVTSTLSANRRQLQSLFASANLAYDNWVYLDLTARNDWSSTLAYTGTPSFFYPSVGLGIVLNDKLNLPEFVNMAKIRGSYAKVGNDLPPYTTLLTNRVDPYAVLTVNDIAFLKELKPEKTASLEIGTEWRMWNNRLNVDVTYYKTNTTNQFFKIAAGNASLNNMYAVNAGDIQNQGVEALVSLDAIKNDDFKWTTSVNFTYNKNKIVKLADEITEFTLTGESRNNFASKLKVGGSFGDIYGQDFVRDGQGRIIISEDGIPQKNNTFTKLGNSNPIWQMGWNNSFNYKNFNLSFLIDGKFDYQVMSVTQALLDGYGVSKVSGDARANGGVSINGVTPSGKAVTTVDAEKWYTSTAGMGPVSSQYIYDGTVVRLRELTFGYDFNIKDSFFKKLRVNAVGRNLFYISKKAPFDPEVTMSTGNSLSGVDIFMMPATRNYGLTLNATF; encoded by the coding sequence ATGAATAACAAATTATACTCTACATTAAGGGTGTTAGGTATTGTTCCAACAATGCTTTTTTCAGCATCTTTATTGCACGCGCAAACCAACCAGGTAAAAGGAACGGTTATAGACGCAAAAACCAAAGCTCCTATTCCAGGTGCCACAATCAAAGTATTAGGTACTTCCAATGCAAGTTCTACGGATATCAAAGGCGCATTTCAGATCAATGTGGATGACAAGAATCGCATACTGAACATCAGTACAGTCGGTTACGAAAACAAAACGGTAACACTTGGTCCCGGCGAAACGACAGTGACGGTAAGTCTGGACGAACAGACACAGCAACTGGAAAGTGTGGTCGTTACTGCTTTGGGTATTAGCCGTGCACAAAAATCATTAACATACTCTACGCAACAGGTCAGTGGTGACGAATTAAACAAAGTTAAAAGCACCAACTTGGCGAATAATTTAAACGGTAAAGTTGCAGGTGTTAACATTGCTTCCAGCTCTTCTGGACCAGGTGGTTCAGCAAAAGTTATTTTGCGCGGCAACAAATCGGCTTCCGGTAATAACCAAGTCCTTTATGTTGTCGATGGGGTTCCGATCAACAACCAGACTTTAGCAAACCAGCCAGACGATGTATTCGGTGGACAGCGCGATGGTGGAGACCCGATTTCATTGATCAATCCAGAGGATATAGAAAACATCTCTGTATTAAAGGGCGCTTCCGCAGCCGCATTATACGGTAGCCAGGCCGCCAATGGCGTTATCCTGATTACAACAAAATCAGGCAAGCAAGGCCGCACAACGATCAACTTCTCATCAAGTGCACAAATAGAACAGGCTGTCTCGACACCTGAATTCCAAAACCAATACGGTCAAGGTTCAGGCGGTAAAAACAGTAATACCAGTGTATTTAGCTGGGGCGATAAAACCAATGGTGCCAACTATGATAATGTAGGGGAATTTTTCCGTACAGGTAGCAACTTTACCAATTCATTGACACTATCCGGAGGTAACGAAAAAAATCAAACGTACTTCTCTTATGCCAATACCCTTGCGAAAGGTGTTCTTCCAGAAAATGACCTGATGCGTCACAACTTCAATCTCAAAGAAAGTGCTTCATTCTTTGATAATAAGTTGACCGTTGAAGGAAGTGCTAATTACATTACGCAAAAATTGGATAATGCACCGACTTCGGGTTTTTATTACAGTCCATTAGTTGGAACCTACTTATTACCTCGAAGCTTAAATATCGCGGATTATAAAAACTACGAAACGTTTAACACAGGCCGTAATCTTTACGACCAAAACTGGTTTACACTTTCGGACGACGAAACTACGCAACAGAATCCCTGGTGGATTATGAACCGTAACTCAACCCGGTCTACACGCAATCGCCTGTTATTAAACGGTAGTGCGAAATATAAAATCGCACCTTGGATCAGCGTACAGGCCCGTGGTAGTGTCGACCGCACCAGCGAGGTATGGGATAGAAAAGCTTATGCCGGCACGCAACACATCTTAGCACGCGAAAACGGTGCTTATAGCTATACCAACACGACCATTACGCAACAATATGGTGATTTGATCGCCAATATGAACTTTAATATTGGTGATAAGCTACAGATCACAGGATTGGTTGGTACAAGTATCACCGATTGGAAAACAGAAGGTACTGATTTTAACAGCGGTAAAAATGGGCTGAAAATTCCAAATCAGTTCTTTATCCAAAATACCACAACGCCTGTTACGTCTACATTATCCGCAAACCGGAGACAGCTACAGTCGCTATTCGCATCGGCTAACTTAGCGTACGATAACTGGGTTTATCTGGACTTAACAGCTAGAAATGACTGGTCAAGTACCCTTGCCTATACCGGTACACCGTCTTTCTTCTACCCTTCTGTAGGTCTGGGTATTGTACTAAATGACAAGCTCAATCTACCCGAATTTGTCAATATGGCCAAAATCCGCGGTTCCTACGCAAAAGTCGGAAACGACCTTCCGCCTTACACCACATTGCTTACCAACCGGGTAGACCCTTATGCGGTATTAACGGTAAATGATATTGCTTTCTTGAAAGAATTAAAGCCAGAGAAAACAGCTTCCTTGGAGATTGGTACAGAATGGCGTATGTGGAATAACCGTTTGAATGTTGACGTTACTTATTACAAAACAAACACCACCAATCAATTTTTCAAAATTGCAGCTGGAAATGCATCCCTCAACAACATGTATGCGGTTAATGCCGGAGACATTCAGAATCAAGGGGTAGAAGCATTGGTATCGTTGGATGCGATCAAAAATGATGATTTCAAATGGACGACCAGTGTCAACTTTACGTACAATAAAAACAAAATCGTAAAACTTGCAGACGAGATCACTGAATTCACGCTAACAGGTGAAAGCCGCAATAACTTTGCTTCCAAACTGAAAGTCGGTGGTTCATTCGGCGATATCTATGGTCAGGATTTTGTACGTGATGGTCAGGGAAGAATTATCATTTCTGAAGATGGTATTCCACAAAAGAATAATACATTTACCAAACTTGGGAATTCCAACCCGATCTGGCAAATGGGCTGGAACAACAGTTTCAATTATAAAAATTTCAACTTAAGCTTCCTGATCGATGGTAAATTTGATTATCAGGTCATGTCGGTGACACAAGCATTGCTTGATGGTTACGGTGTTTCAAAAGTCAGTGGCGACGCTCGTGCCAATGGCGGCGTTAGTATCAATGGGGTTACACCAAGCGGTAAAGCCGTAACAACAGTCGATGCAGAAAAATGGTACACTTCCACAGCTGGTATGGGCCCTGTTAGCAGTCAATATATTTACGACGGAACGGTGGTGCGGTTGCGTGAATTGACTTTCGGTTATGACTTCAATATTAAAGACAGTTTCTTCAAAAAACTTCGCGTAAATGCTGTAGGAAGAAACCTATTCTATATCTCGAAAAAGGCTCCTTTCGATCCTGAAGTAACCATGTCTACAGGTAATTCCTTAAGTGGGGTGGATATCTTTATGATGCCGGCAACACGTAACTACGGTCTTACACTAAATGCAACTTTCTAA
- a CDS encoding EamA family transporter, which yields MENNNETASRGKYLFAAFLAPFIWGFMSIPVRWIRGYPAEDILYFRIITALLILWIYLLLFRRKTMQADIRKFQLLPRADKLRQTCLTLLASAFIFGNWFTYIYAVNHISIQSAALAYLTCPLITAAGAYLMLKEELTNQQKTALFIAFGSVCLLAKGSLHDVLWAITIATCYAFYLIVQRVSTGFDKLNQLVIQLSICALVVIPKLIYNHHAIPAEPIFWGTIILIASLFTIIPLFLSMYALIGISSTTTGVLLYINPLIAFTLAATYFRESVSPIKYIAYGIILVAIILFNIKNIKGNVST from the coding sequence GTGGAAAATAACAACGAAACAGCAAGCCGCGGAAAATATCTTTTCGCGGCTTTTTTGGCCCCTTTTATCTGGGGATTTATGTCTATCCCTGTACGCTGGATACGCGGCTATCCGGCCGAAGATATTCTGTATTTTAGAATAATAACGGCGCTCCTGATCCTCTGGATATACCTGTTGCTGTTTCGAAGAAAAACCATGCAAGCTGATATTCGGAAGTTCCAACTTCTGCCTCGGGCGGACAAGCTCCGCCAGACCTGCCTTACCCTACTCGCGTCGGCGTTCATCTTTGGAAACTGGTTTACCTATATTTATGCGGTCAACCATATTAGCATTCAGTCTGCGGCATTGGCTTACCTGACCTGCCCCCTGATCACTGCGGCGGGTGCCTACCTCATGCTCAAGGAGGAGCTAACGAACCAGCAAAAAACAGCGCTTTTTATTGCCTTTGGCAGCGTTTGTCTGCTTGCAAAAGGTTCGTTACATGATGTCCTCTGGGCTATTACCATTGCCACCTGTTACGCTTTTTATCTGATCGTACAACGGGTATCTACGGGTTTCGATAAACTCAATCAATTGGTGATCCAACTCAGTATATGTGCATTGGTTGTGATCCCCAAACTAATCTACAATCATCATGCAATTCCGGCAGAACCCATATTTTGGGGCACCATAATACTCATCGCATCGCTATTCACAATTATCCCCCTTTTCCTGAGCATGTATGCACTCATTGGCATTTCATCAACAACGACTGGCGTTCTGCTCTATATTAATCCGCTGATCGCATTTACTTTAGCCGCAACCTATTTTCGAGAATCCGTTTCTCCAATAAAATATATTGCTTACGGAATCATACTTGTCGCAATTATCCTTTTTAATATCAAAAACATCAAAGGGAATGTTTCCACATAG
- a CDS encoding RidA family protein — MSKKEILNTDKAPAAIGPYNQAIKAGNTLYVSGQIPLVPETMELISSGVKDEAHQVLKNVEAILTNAGYTFEDVVKASIFLSDMGNFTLVNEVYAEYFKEAQPARECVAVKTLPKNVNVEISVIAWKD; from the coding sequence ATGTCAAAAAAAGAAATTTTAAATACCGACAAAGCTCCTGCTGCAATAGGACCATATAACCAGGCAATCAAAGCCGGTAATACATTATATGTCTCTGGACAAATTCCTCTGGTTCCCGAAACAATGGAATTAATTTCATCGGGTGTGAAAGACGAAGCGCATCAGGTACTGAAAAATGTAGAAGCTATCTTGACCAATGCGGGATATACTTTTGAAGATGTTGTCAAAGCTTCGATTTTCTTAAGTGATATGGGCAATTTTACCTTAGTCAATGAAGTCTATGCCGAATATTTTAAGGAAGCGCAACCAGCACGTGAGTGTGTTGCGGTAAAAACCCTTCCTAAGAATGTAAATGTCGAAATTTCGGTCATTGCCTGGAAAGATTAA
- a CDS encoding DUF6728 family protein gives MYFFRKRNADRPSNGSIKAMHIINATAIIVFLLGLIYKIFFTS, from the coding sequence ATGTACTTTTTTAGAAAGCGTAACGCCGATCGCCCATCAAATGGCAGCATAAAAGCTATGCATATTATTAATGCAACGGCCATTATCGTCTTTTTATTGGGCCTGATCTACAAAATATTTTTTACTTCCTAA
- the nagA gene encoding N-acetylglucosamine-6-phosphate deacetylase — protein MNNKIALIGGRIYTGESILEQKALLISEGKIVAIVNDQEVPAAYTSYPVNGSTVCAGLIDLQLYGDGSDLYSAERSVASLERIAEGLVGKGTTSFMMTLATNTIPVFKDAIRVAEGFRHDAFLGLHLEGPFLNPKKRGAHPAELIIEPTKEKIDDLLSGNQVVKMMTIAPECFADDILQHLQGYNLLLSAGHSDATFEEGTHGYDLGIPTSTHLFNAMSPLHHREVGLVGAIFNHPTAQASIIVDGHHVSFEAVKIAKRQMAERLFMITDAVAACDKDIYHHVLNDGYYSLPDGTISGAAISLLEGVKNAVQKVGIPRDEAIRMATVYPANLLKRTDIGNLNAGSIANVIVFNDDFRLEQVIFKGELKH, from the coding sequence ATGAATAATAAGATAGCATTAATTGGTGGCAGAATATACACTGGTGAGTCGATTTTGGAACAAAAAGCATTGCTGATCAGCGAAGGTAAAATTGTGGCGATTGTCAATGACCAGGAGGTGCCTGCAGCTTATACCAGTTATCCAGTTAACGGGTCTACTGTTTGTGCCGGGCTGATTGACCTTCAATTGTATGGTGACGGATCGGACTTGTATTCTGCCGAACGTAGTGTAGCCTCTTTGGAACGCATCGCCGAGGGTTTGGTCGGTAAAGGAACGACTTCTTTTATGATGACCTTAGCGACCAATACCATTCCCGTATTTAAGGATGCCATTCGGGTGGCAGAAGGCTTTCGGCACGATGCATTTTTAGGATTGCATCTGGAAGGTCCCTTTTTGAATCCTAAAAAACGGGGTGCGCATCCCGCGGAATTAATTATCGAGCCTACAAAGGAAAAGATTGACGATCTTTTGTCCGGAAATCAGGTTGTCAAGATGATGACCATTGCGCCAGAATGTTTCGCTGATGATATCTTACAGCATTTGCAGGGCTATAATCTATTGCTCAGTGCCGGACATAGTGATGCGACTTTTGAGGAAGGTACCCACGGTTATGATCTGGGGATTCCAACAAGTACCCACCTGTTTAATGCCATGTCGCCGTTACATCATCGCGAAGTCGGGTTAGTCGGCGCAATTTTTAATCATCCGACTGCACAAGCAAGTATTATTGTCGACGGACATCATGTCAGCTTTGAAGCCGTAAAAATTGCGAAACGTCAGATGGCCGAGCGGCTGTTTATGATTACAGATGCTGTAGCCGCCTGCGATAAAGACATCTATCATCACGTATTGAACGATGGCTATTATTCCCTGCCTGATGGCACCATTTCAGGAGCGGCAATCTCCTTGCTTGAGGGGGTAAAAAATGCCGTGCAAAAGGTAGGCATACCACGCGATGAAGCGATCCGAATGGCGACGGTGTATCCGGCAAACCTGCTAAAACGAACGGATATCGGAAATCTAAATGCTGGAAGCATAGCGAATGTCATTGTCTTTAACGACGACTTTAGGTTGGAGCAGGTGATTTTCAAAGGTGAGTTAAAGCATTGA
- a CDS encoding family 10 glycosylhydrolase, producing the protein MKRSLLFLATALFVLSSCSSKKNKKQEPVNTTTTNVEIVKKDPPTVPKRERVKNTIETKEQPVAEKKKEIVVDLPVLPREFRAAWVASVANINWPSKNNLSTAEQQQEAIGILDFLKNNNFNAVIFQVRPSADAFYKSDLESWSFFLTGTEGQAPSPYYDPLDFWVEQAHKRGIELHVWLNPYRAHHTAGGAVTSTSMARKMPESVVKLKQGYYWFDPSKQSTQDHAARVVMDIVKRYDIDGVHFDDYFYPYAEYNGGQDFPDSDSYNEYRRNGGDLSRGDFRRNSVNTFIERIYKDIKKEKNFVKFGISPFGIWKPGYPSGIQGSSQYDMLYADAKLWLNKGWIDYFAPQLYWPIQPAKQSYTALLKWWESENTLGRHLWPGINTVGRRGPEYVQEIVNQVEAARTLLPDNREGVIHWSLAGLTKNPAMTQALVNGPYQVKALVPTSPWLNANPLLKPTLLLTPQGGNIFAKWQHQQIDQVSKWVLYLNYGGVWQYEILDPGVTSKDIPTTLNNKKLQYIAVKAVDRLSNEGPYVAEKIK; encoded by the coding sequence ATGAAACGTTCCCTATTATTTTTGGCAACAGCACTTTTTGTTTTATCTTCTTGTTCATCCAAGAAAAATAAAAAACAGGAGCCTGTTAATACCACAACTACAAATGTCGAAATTGTAAAAAAAGATCCCCCCACAGTGCCCAAGCGCGAACGGGTGAAAAACACAATTGAAACAAAAGAACAGCCAGTTGCAGAAAAGAAGAAGGAAATTGTGGTTGATCTCCCTGTGTTACCACGCGAGTTCCGTGCAGCTTGGGTGGCCTCTGTTGCAAATATCAATTGGCCGAGCAAAAACAACCTGAGTACAGCCGAGCAGCAACAGGAAGCGATCGGCATTCTGGATTTTTTGAAAAATAATAATTTTAATGCCGTAATCTTTCAGGTGCGTCCATCAGCCGATGCTTTTTATAAAAGTGATCTTGAGTCCTGGTCTTTCTTTTTGACTGGAACAGAAGGACAGGCTCCATCTCCTTATTATGATCCACTTGATTTCTGGGTGGAACAGGCGCATAAAAGAGGGATTGAGCTGCATGTTTGGTTGAATCCTTATCGTGCTCATCATACTGCTGGTGGTGCTGTTACCTCGACTTCTATGGCACGTAAAATGCCCGAATCGGTTGTCAAATTAAAACAGGGCTATTATTGGTTTGATCCATCTAAGCAATCTACACAGGATCATGCTGCGCGCGTGGTTATGGATATCGTCAAACGTTATGATATCGATGGTGTGCATTTTGACGATTATTTCTATCCTTACGCGGAATATAATGGTGGCCAGGATTTTCCGGATTCGGATAGTTACAATGAATACAGACGTAATGGAGGGGATTTATCGCGCGGAGACTTCCGTAGAAATAGCGTAAATACCTTTATCGAACGTATTTATAAGGATATTAAGAAAGAGAAAAATTTTGTGAAATTCGGTATCAGTCCCTTTGGTATCTGGAAACCTGGTTATCCGTCAGGAATTCAGGGGTCGAGTCAGTATGATATGCTTTATGCAGATGCTAAATTATGGTTGAATAAAGGTTGGATAGACTATTTTGCTCCGCAGTTGTATTGGCCTATACAGCCAGCCAAACAGAGTTATACGGCTTTGTTAAAATGGTGGGAAAGTGAAAATACATTGGGACGCCACCTTTGGCCGGGCATCAATACGGTTGGCAGACGTGGTCCGGAATATGTTCAGGAAATTGTGAATCAAGTTGAGGCAGCACGTACACTATTGCCTGATAACCGGGAAGGTGTAATCCACTGGAGTTTGGCGGGACTGACCAAAAACCCGGCCATGACACAAGCTTTGGTGAATGGTCCTTATCAGGTGAAAGCATTGGTGCCAACAAGCCCTTGGTTGAATGCAAATCCTTTGTTAAAACCGACTTTGCTACTGACTCCACAGGGAGGAAATATCTTTGCGAAATGGCAGCACCAGCAAATTGATCAGGTTTCAAAATGGGTACTATATCTCAACTACGGTGGGGTATGGCAATATGAGATTCTGGATCCGGGAGTTACAAGTAAGGACATTCCAACGACATTAAACAACAAAAAACTGCAGTATATTGCGGTAAAAGCTGTTGACCGCCTGAGCAATGAAGGGCCTTATGTCGCTGAGAAGATAAAATAA
- a CDS encoding acyl-CoA thioesterase produces the protein MEEIYKTVSDSVIRMSQLMLPSNANFGGKIHGGYILSLMDQIAFAVASKFSAHYCVTASVGKVDFLKPIEVGELVTLIASVNYVGNSSMEVGIRVEAMNIQTGETKHCNSSYFTMVAKDETGKPARVPRLILETEKDVFRFYRCVVKMEVDKERDRAIHDLETDSAEQQAYIKQHFDVKISLNS, from the coding sequence ATGGAAGAAATCTATAAAACGGTAAGCGACTCTGTGATTCGGATGTCACAGCTGATGTTGCCCTCAAATGCTAATTTTGGCGGTAAAATTCACGGCGGTTATATTTTATCCTTGATGGATCAGATCGCATTTGCTGTCGCGTCTAAATTTTCAGCACATTATTGTGTGACGGCATCAGTTGGCAAAGTTGATTTTTTGAAGCCTATTGAGGTGGGTGAATTGGTGACATTGATCGCTTCTGTCAATTATGTGGGTAACTCTTCTATGGAAGTCGGTATTCGGGTCGAAGCCATGAATATTCAGACGGGAGAAACCAAGCATTGTAATTCCTCTTATTTTACGATGGTGGCAAAAGACGAAACAGGCAAGCCTGCCCGGGTGCCAAGGTTAATATTGGAAACCGAAAAAGATGTATTTCGTTTCTACCGCTGTGTGGTGAAGATGGAGGTCGACAAAGAAAGAGACCGTGCTATTCACGATCTGGAAACGGATTCCGCCGAACAACAGGCTTATATTAAGCAACATTTTGATGTGAAGATCAGTCTGAACTCTTAG
- a CDS encoding DUF6266 family protein, with the protein MAVIKNGANGTLSGKAGSVVFVTNGNTTYARGLPKKSRKKPSADQIQSRSRFSLIQKFISPMLDLIRVGFKNYNPNKKAYSNAMSYNLNNAIEKTATGYAVNYINFRVSKGGPNPVSSHTFQVDKETETFTLFWEYDANIAAQYDINSSSCRLLLYNPDECAFTNHSMNTLAQRTQTVKLQRQQHIGNYHIYVFFHRTYGSDECTDSKYLGTFEW; encoded by the coding sequence ATGGCAGTCATTAAAAACGGTGCCAACGGCACGCTTTCAGGTAAAGCAGGATCAGTAGTGTTTGTTACCAATGGAAATACAACCTATGCTAGGGGCTTACCTAAGAAAAGTAGAAAAAAACCTTCTGCGGATCAAATCCAGTCACGCTCGCGTTTCTCCCTCATCCAAAAATTTATCTCTCCAATGCTAGATTTAATACGGGTCGGATTTAAAAACTATAACCCCAATAAAAAGGCTTACAGTAATGCCATGTCCTACAACCTCAATAATGCTATAGAAAAAACTGCTACTGGCTATGCAGTCAATTATATAAACTTCCGCGTTAGTAAAGGGGGGCCTAACCCTGTCTCCTCCCATACATTTCAGGTAGATAAAGAGACAGAAACATTCACACTCTTCTGGGAATATGACGCAAATATCGCAGCACAATACGACATCAACTCAAGTAGTTGCCGTTTGCTGCTATACAATCCGGACGAGTGCGCTTTCACAAATCACAGCATGAATACACTTGCTCAGCGAACACAGACAGTGAAACTTCAACGACAACAGCATATCGGCAACTACCACATCTATGTATTTTTCCATAGAACATACGGAAGCGACGAATGCACAGACAGTAAATATCTAGGGACATTTGAATGGTAA